One Rosa chinensis cultivar Old Blush chromosome 5, RchiOBHm-V2, whole genome shotgun sequence genomic region harbors:
- the LOC112164647 gene encoding U4/U6.U5 tri-snRNP-associated protein 2 isoform X1 → MSSKREHEDNGGGGIEGEGSLLEAKRQKVSEEVSPDSSPPASLLPGFNYGDEDEEERRAPVNGGGDGKELQAGKNGVRVEEEEEEDDGEQGLYQGHKSREIEVRRDCPYLDAVNRQVLDFDFEKFCSLSLSNLNVYACLVCGKYYQGRGRKSHAYTHSLEAGHHVYINLRTEKVYCLPDGYEISDPSLDDIRHVLNPRFTEEQVEQIDKNKQWSRALDGSDYLPGMVGLNNIKETDFVNVTIQSLMRVMPLRNFFLIPKNYQHCKSPLVHRFGELTRKIWHARNFKGQVSPHEFLQAVMKASKKRFRIGAQSDPVEFMSWMLNTLHADLKTKKNTSIIYDCFQGELEVVKETHKNTDGGTEYKGLVTETYRMPFLMLGLDLPPPPLFKDVMEKNIIPQVPLFNILKKFDGETVTEIVRPRIARTRYRVTRLPRYLILHMQRFTKNNFFVEKNPTLVNFPVKNLELRDYIPLPTPKENERLRSKYDLIANIVHDGKPGEGSYRVFVQRKSEELWYEMQDLHVSETLPQMVALSEAYMQIYEQQQ, encoded by the exons ATGAGTTCGAAGAGAGAGCATGAAGATAATGGTGGTGGGGGTATTGAAGGGGAAGGGAGTTTATTGGAGGCAAAGAGGCAGAAAGTGAGTGAGGAAGTATCGCCGGACTCTTCGCCGCCTGCCTCCCTTCTTCCTGGTTTTAATTATGGGGAcgaggatgaggaggagagaAGGGCACCTGTTAATGGAGGGGGTGATGGTAAGGAGCTACAGGCTGGAAAAAATGGGGTtcgagttgaagaagaagaagaagaggatgatgGTGAACAAGGACTTTATCAAGGACACAAGAGCCGCGAAATTGAAGTTAGGAGGGATTGCCCGTATCTTGATGCTGTTAATCGCCAG gttttggattttgattttgagaagttTTGCTCGCTTTCTCTATCAAATTTGAACGTGTATGCATGCTTGGTTTGTGGGAAGTATTACCAAGGAAGAGGAAGGAAGTCCCACGCATATACTCATAGCCTTGAAGCAGGACACCATGTGTATATCAATCTTCGAACAGAGAAGGTTTATTGCCTTCCTGATGGATATGAAATTAGTGACCCATCATTGGATGACATTCGACATGTTCTGAACCCAAG GTTTACTGAGGAACAGGTTGAGCAGATTGACAAAAACAAGCAGTGGTCAAGGGCCCTTGATGGTTCTGATTACCTTCCTGGAATG GTGGGGCTAAATAACATTAAGGAGACTGATTTTGTGAATGTCACTATTCAATCCTTAATGAGAGTTATGCCTTTAAGAAACTTTTTTCTTATCCCAAAGAACTATCAACATTGCAAGTCTCCGCTTGTTCATCGATTTGGGGAGCTTACAAGAAAGATATGGCATGCACGCAACTTTAAAGGACAG GTGAGCCCGCATGAGTTCCTGCAGGCAGTTATGAAAGCCAGTAAGAAACGGTTTCGAATAGGAGCTCAGTCTGACCCTGTTGAGTTCATGTCATGGATGCTCAATACACTTCATGCAGATCTTAAAACTAAGAAGAATACCAGCATCATTTATGACTGCTTTCAG GGGGAACTAGAGGTTGTCAAGGAGACCCACAAGAATACAGATGGAGGAACTGAATACAAGGGCCTTGTCACAGAAACTTACAGAATGCCTTTCTTAATGCTTGGATTGGATTTGCCCCCACCACCTCTTTTTAAAGATGTGATGGAGAAAAACATCATACCACAG GTCCCGCTGTTCaacattttgaagaaatttgatGGTGAGACTGTTACTGAAATCGTCCGGCCTCGCATAGCAAGGACGAGGTATCGCGTTACTAGATTACCACGGTATCTAATTCTGCACATGCAACGATTCACAAAGAACAACTTCTTTGTGGAGAAGAATCCGACTCTAG TCAACTTTCCTGTGAAGAACCTGGAATTGAGAGATTACATTCCTTTGCCAACCCCCAAGGAGAATGAGAGATTGCGTTCAAAGTATGATTTGATTGCCAATATTGTTCATGATGGTAAACCTGGTGAAGGGTCCTACAGAGTATTTGTACAGCGAAAGTCAGAAGAACTATG GTATGAGATGCAGGATCTTCATGTCTCAGAAACACTTCCTCAGATGGTTGCTCTTTCCGAGGCTTATATGCAGATATATGAGCAGCAACAGTAA
- the LOC112164647 gene encoding U4/U6.U5 tri-snRNP-associated protein 2 isoform X2 has translation MFTEEQVEQIDKNKQWSRALDGSDYLPGMVGLNNIKETDFVNVTIQSLMRVMPLRNFFLIPKNYQHCKSPLVHRFGELTRKIWHARNFKGQVSPHEFLQAVMKASKKRFRIGAQSDPVEFMSWMLNTLHADLKTKKNTSIIYDCFQGELEVVKETHKNTDGGTEYKGLVTETYRMPFLMLGLDLPPPPLFKDVMEKNIIPQVPLFNILKKFDGETVTEIVRPRIARTRYRVTRLPRYLILHMQRFTKNNFFVEKNPTLVNFPVKNLELRDYIPLPTPKENERLRSKYDLIANIVHDGKPGEGSYRVFVQRKSEELWYEMQDLHVSETLPQMVALSEAYMQIYEQQQ, from the exons AT GTTTACTGAGGAACAGGTTGAGCAGATTGACAAAAACAAGCAGTGGTCAAGGGCCCTTGATGGTTCTGATTACCTTCCTGGAATG GTGGGGCTAAATAACATTAAGGAGACTGATTTTGTGAATGTCACTATTCAATCCTTAATGAGAGTTATGCCTTTAAGAAACTTTTTTCTTATCCCAAAGAACTATCAACATTGCAAGTCTCCGCTTGTTCATCGATTTGGGGAGCTTACAAGAAAGATATGGCATGCACGCAACTTTAAAGGACAG GTGAGCCCGCATGAGTTCCTGCAGGCAGTTATGAAAGCCAGTAAGAAACGGTTTCGAATAGGAGCTCAGTCTGACCCTGTTGAGTTCATGTCATGGATGCTCAATACACTTCATGCAGATCTTAAAACTAAGAAGAATACCAGCATCATTTATGACTGCTTTCAG GGGGAACTAGAGGTTGTCAAGGAGACCCACAAGAATACAGATGGAGGAACTGAATACAAGGGCCTTGTCACAGAAACTTACAGAATGCCTTTCTTAATGCTTGGATTGGATTTGCCCCCACCACCTCTTTTTAAAGATGTGATGGAGAAAAACATCATACCACAG GTCCCGCTGTTCaacattttgaagaaatttgatGGTGAGACTGTTACTGAAATCGTCCGGCCTCGCATAGCAAGGACGAGGTATCGCGTTACTAGATTACCACGGTATCTAATTCTGCACATGCAACGATTCACAAAGAACAACTTCTTTGTGGAGAAGAATCCGACTCTAG TCAACTTTCCTGTGAAGAACCTGGAATTGAGAGATTACATTCCTTTGCCAACCCCCAAGGAGAATGAGAGATTGCGTTCAAAGTATGATTTGATTGCCAATATTGTTCATGATGGTAAACCTGGTGAAGGGTCCTACAGAGTATTTGTACAGCGAAAGTCAGAAGAACTATG GTATGAGATGCAGGATCTTCATGTCTCAGAAACACTTCCTCAGATGGTTGCTCTTTCCGAGGCTTATATGCAGATATATGAGCAGCAACAGTAA
- the LOC112164647 gene encoding U4/U6.U5 tri-snRNP-associated protein 2 isoform X3 produces MVGLNNIKETDFVNVTIQSLMRVMPLRNFFLIPKNYQHCKSPLVHRFGELTRKIWHARNFKGQVSPHEFLQAVMKASKKRFRIGAQSDPVEFMSWMLNTLHADLKTKKNTSIIYDCFQGELEVVKETHKNTDGGTEYKGLVTETYRMPFLMLGLDLPPPPLFKDVMEKNIIPQVPLFNILKKFDGETVTEIVRPRIARTRYRVTRLPRYLILHMQRFTKNNFFVEKNPTLVNFPVKNLELRDYIPLPTPKENERLRSKYDLIANIVHDGKPGEGSYRVFVQRKSEELWYEMQDLHVSETLPQMVALSEAYMQIYEQQQ; encoded by the exons ATG GTGGGGCTAAATAACATTAAGGAGACTGATTTTGTGAATGTCACTATTCAATCCTTAATGAGAGTTATGCCTTTAAGAAACTTTTTTCTTATCCCAAAGAACTATCAACATTGCAAGTCTCCGCTTGTTCATCGATTTGGGGAGCTTACAAGAAAGATATGGCATGCACGCAACTTTAAAGGACAG GTGAGCCCGCATGAGTTCCTGCAGGCAGTTATGAAAGCCAGTAAGAAACGGTTTCGAATAGGAGCTCAGTCTGACCCTGTTGAGTTCATGTCATGGATGCTCAATACACTTCATGCAGATCTTAAAACTAAGAAGAATACCAGCATCATTTATGACTGCTTTCAG GGGGAACTAGAGGTTGTCAAGGAGACCCACAAGAATACAGATGGAGGAACTGAATACAAGGGCCTTGTCACAGAAACTTACAGAATGCCTTTCTTAATGCTTGGATTGGATTTGCCCCCACCACCTCTTTTTAAAGATGTGATGGAGAAAAACATCATACCACAG GTCCCGCTGTTCaacattttgaagaaatttgatGGTGAGACTGTTACTGAAATCGTCCGGCCTCGCATAGCAAGGACGAGGTATCGCGTTACTAGATTACCACGGTATCTAATTCTGCACATGCAACGATTCACAAAGAACAACTTCTTTGTGGAGAAGAATCCGACTCTAG TCAACTTTCCTGTGAAGAACCTGGAATTGAGAGATTACATTCCTTTGCCAACCCCCAAGGAGAATGAGAGATTGCGTTCAAAGTATGATTTGATTGCCAATATTGTTCATGATGGTAAACCTGGTGAAGGGTCCTACAGAGTATTTGTACAGCGAAAGTCAGAAGAACTATG GTATGAGATGCAGGATCTTCATGTCTCAGAAACACTTCCTCAGATGGTTGCTCTTTCCGAGGCTTATATGCAGATATATGAGCAGCAACAGTAA
- the LOC112164648 gene encoding acyl-CoA--sterol O-acyltransferase 1 isoform X1 has translation MVMELGEMGSFIRVWLFVFLSLCYCYALPRFVPKGVPRLLCILPIVCLFLDLPLHLSSIHLGGTTAFFIAWLANFKLLLFAFGKGPLSSDPSISLPRFIAVACLPIKIQQSPVPKSHDQNGHNKEKPFPGMPKKGQKSLINYATKGLLLGLLVRVYNYSEHIHPKLLWVMYCFHIYFALEIILVVVATVVRLVMGLELEPQFNEPYLASSLQDFWGRRWNIMVTSILRPTVYEPVLTVATRVVGRKWAPLPAVMGTFVVSAIMHELIFYYLGRMSPTWEVTWFFLLHGGCLVVEIAVKKAVASRRFQLPRLISGPLTVAFVTATVFWLFLPALLRCKVDVRALEEYAAAGTFVKNVGRAFISNVMKSTT, from the coding sequence ATGGTGATGGAGCTAGGTGAGATGGGAAGCTTCATCAGGGTATGGCTCTTTGTTTTCTTATCTCTATGCTACTGCTATGCATTACCAAGGTTTGTGCCAAAAGGAGTTCCAAGACTCTTGTGTATACTTCCAATTGTGTGCCTCTTTCTAGACCTTCCTCTTCACCTGTCCTCCATACATCTTGGAGGCACCACTgctttcttcattgcttggctTGCCAACTTCAAGCTCTTGCTTTTCGCTTTCGGAAAAGGCCCTTTATCTTCGGACCCTTCAATCTCTCTTCCCCGTTTCATCGCCGTCGCTTGCTTGCCGATCAAGATCCAACAAAGCCCGGTTCCAAAATCCCATGACCAAAATGGCCACAACAAAGAAAAGCCATTTCCAGGAATGCCCAAAAAGGGCCAAAAATCCCTCATAAATTACGCAACCAAGGGCCTACTTTTGGGTTTGTTGGTACGAGTATATAACTACAGTGAGCATATTCATCCAAAGCTCCTATGGGTCATGTATTGCTTCCACATTTATTTTGCATTGGAAATCATCCTGGTTGTAGTTGCAACTGTGGTTCGACTTGTCATGGGACTCGAACTCGAGCCACAGTTCAATGAACCATACCTTGCATCTTCGCTCCAAGACTTTTGGGGCCGAAGGTGGAACATCATGGTCACCAGCATTCTCCGCCCCACCGTATACGAGCCTGTTCTCACAGTGGCAACACGTGTAGTGGGGCGCAAATGGGCCCCTCTACCGGCCGTAATGGGGACTTTTGTGGTGTCGGCAATCATGCACGAGCTCATATTCTACTACCTTGGGCGTATGAGTCCCACATGGGAAGTTACCTGGTTCTTTCTCCTCCACGGGGGGTGTTTGGTGGTTGAGATCGCCGTCAAGAAGGCAGTTGCTTCACGAAGGTTCCAGTTGCCTAGGCTGATATCGGGACCGTTGACGGTTGCATTTGTGACGGCCACCGTGTTCTGGCTCTTCTTGCCTGCACTGCTCCGGTGTAAGGTGGATGTGAGGGCGTTGGAGGAGTACGCCGCCGCCGGCACATTTGTGAAGAATGTAGGTCGTGCTTTCATTTCTAACGTGATGAAATCCACGACATAG
- the LOC112164648 gene encoding acyl-CoA--sterol O-acyltransferase 1 isoform X2, whose amino-acid sequence MVMELGEMGSFIRVWLFVFLSLCYCYALPRFVPKGVPRLLCILPIVCLFLDLPLHLSSIHLGGTTAFFIAWLANFKLLLFAFGKGPLSSDPSISLPRFIAVACLPIKIQQSPVPKSHDQNGHNKEKPFPGMPKKGQKSLINYATKGLLLGLLVRVYNYSEHIHPKLLWVMYCFHIYFALEIILVVVATVVRLVMGLELEPQFNEPYLASSLQDFWGRRWNIMVTSILRPTVYEPVLTVATRVVGRKWAPLPAVMGTFVVSAIMHELIFYYLGRMSPTWEVTWFFLLHGGCLVVEIAVKKAVASRRFQLPRLISGPLTVAFVTATVFWLFLPALLRCKVDVRALEEYAAAGTFVKNVGRAFISNVMKSTT is encoded by the coding sequence ATGGTGATGGAGCTAGGTGAGATGGGAAGCTTCATCAGGGTATGGCTCTTTGTTTTCTTATCTCTATGCTACTGCTATGCATTACCAAGGTTTGTGCCAAAAGGAGTTCCAAGACTCTTGTGTATACTTCCAATTGTGTGCCTCTTTCTAGACCTTCCTCTTCACCTGTCCTCCATACATCTTGGAGGCACCACTgctttcttcattgcttggctTGCCAACTTCAAGCTCTTGCTTTTCGCTTTCGGAAAAGGCCCTTTATCTTCGGACCCTTCAATCTCTCTTCCCCGTTTCATCGCCGTCGCTTGCTTGCCGATCAAGATCCAACAAAGCCCGGTTCCAAAATCCCATGACCAAAATGGCCACAACAAAGAAAAGCCATTTCCAGGAATGCCCAAAAAGGGCCAAAAATCCCTCATAAATTACGCAACCAAGGGCCTACTTTTGGGTTTGTTGGTACGAGTATATAACTACAGTGAGCATATTCATCCAAAGCTCCTATGGGTCATGTATTGCTTCCACATTTATTTTGCATTGGAAATCATCCTGGTTGTAGTTGCAACTGTGGTTCGACTTGTCATGGGACTCGAACTCGAGCCACAGTTCAATGAACCATACCTTGCATCTTCGCTCCAAGACTTTTGGGGCCGAAGGTGGAACATCATGGTCACCAGCATTCTCCGCCCCACCGTATACGAGCCTGTTCTCACAGTGGCAACACGTGTAGTGGGGCGCAAATGGGCCCCTCTACCGGCCGTAATGGGGACTTTTGTGGTGTCGGCAATCATGCACGAGCTCATATTCTACTACCTTGGGCGTATGAGTCCCACATGGGAAGTTACCTGGTTCTTTCTCCTCCACGGGGGGTGTTTGGTGGTTGAGATCGCCGTCAAGAAGGCAGTTGCTTCACGAAGGTTCCAGTTGCCTAGGCTGATATCGGGACCGTTGACGGTTGCATTTGTGACGGCCACCGTGTTCTGGCTCTTCTTGCCTGCACTGCTCCGGTGTAAGGTGGATGTGAGGGCGTTGGAG